In one Candidatus Babeliales bacterium genomic region, the following are encoded:
- a CDS encoding phosphatidate cytidylyltransferase, which produces MHLQLSTEFIKRLITGIALGIGFWGIYFYLPPLFFSLILALILLLIIVCEWTRFFPVNTAIFWLLLPPYLILPFTLLIKLNHSPLYHELLLILFILVFSFDTGSYITGTLLGKHHICRSISPKKTWEGMLGGYIFACLGFILIIFERGYNTPWWLIGIFTLIVCILSLLGDLFESWLKRRAHLKDSGNLLPGHGGFLDRFDGILFAVFFFYFCKDYLITLLIKN; this is translated from the coding sequence ATGCATTTACAACTTTCGACTGAATTTATTAAACGTCTTATTACCGGTATTGCCTTAGGAATAGGATTCTGGGGAATATATTTTTACTTGCCGCCTTTATTCTTTTCTCTTATTTTAGCACTTATTTTATTGCTTATTATTGTATGTGAATGGACTCGATTTTTCCCCGTAAATACCGCCATTTTCTGGCTTTTGCTCCCTCCCTACCTTATTTTACCGTTTACTTTATTAATCAAGCTCAATCACAGCCCTCTCTACCATGAACTGCTTTTAATACTTTTTATCCTAGTTTTCAGCTTTGATACGGGAAGTTACATTACCGGAACTCTGCTTGGAAAACACCATATTTGTCGATCAATCAGTCCCAAAAAGACATGGGAAGGCATGCTGGGCGGATATATATTTGCCTGCCTTGGATTCATCCTCATTATTTTTGAACGTGGATACAACACTCCCTGGTGGCTCATTGGTATTTTTACCCTCATAGTCTGCATTTTGTCGCTACTGGGCGATCTTTTTGAATCATGGCTCAAACGCCGCGCACATCTGAAAGATTCTGGAAATCTTCTGCCAGGACATGGTGGATTTTTGGATAGATTCGACGGAATTCTCTTTGCCGTATTCTTTTTCTATTTCTGCAAAGATTACCTCATTACCCTTCTGATAAAAAATTGA
- a CDS encoding YraN family protein, with product MAKNKDFMNYRITKGKEGELLVAQHLQKEGYTVITHNYRKRFGEIDLIVQKDDTIAFVEVKWRHNPLVDPAELIGPSKQKKIIAIAKEFLSKHTNLDVVCRFDVALIEENNNSINLLYIPNAFTTFD from the coding sequence TTGGCAAAAAATAAGGATTTCATGAACTATCGCATAACAAAAGGTAAAGAAGGTGAGCTCCTTGTTGCGCAACACCTTCAAAAAGAAGGTTACACAGTTATCACCCACAATTATCGCAAACGTTTTGGAGAAATTGATCTTATTGTACAAAAAGATGACACCATTGCATTTGTTGAAGTTAAATGGCGACACAATCCCCTTGTTGATCCAGCAGAACTCATCGGTCCATCAAAACAAAAAAAGATTATCGCTATTGCTAAAGAATTTTTATCAAAGCATACTAATTTGGACGTTGTGTGCCGCTTTGATGTGGCACTAATAGAAGAAAATAATAACTCCATAAACTTGCTGTATATACCAAATGCATTTACAACTTTCGACTGA